A genome region from Arthrobacter sp. V1I9 includes the following:
- a CDS encoding DMT family transporter: MRAAVYLILANLFWAGNFVVGQAAMQTMEPLQLTFWRWVLAAVPLLVLAHFVERPDWRAVLRRWPVLLLLSALGMSGYTLLLYSALQDTSALNASLVTAANPALIMVLAVVLLRDRPRPLSWVGISLGLLGVLLVLTGGQLQRLLTFSINKGELLILGAITVWGLYTILARRLSIPAITSTAVQVAMAAVALSPLALVSGAGLPETPAEGWSLAFIALFPSLGSYLLWNLALKRTTAANAGNYLNLIAVFTAIITVILGQPITVPQVLGGVLVISGVLLTSAGGRTPQRPSSSKSTSSSPSPPTAADFRAR; encoded by the coding sequence GTGCGAGCTGCTGTTTACCTCATCCTTGCCAACCTGTTCTGGGCCGGAAATTTTGTGGTGGGCCAGGCGGCCATGCAGACCATGGAGCCGCTCCAGCTGACGTTCTGGCGCTGGGTCCTCGCTGCCGTGCCGCTGCTGGTGCTGGCCCACTTCGTCGAGCGGCCGGACTGGCGGGCGGTCCTGCGACGCTGGCCGGTCCTGTTGCTCCTGAGTGCCCTGGGCATGAGCGGGTATACCCTGCTGCTCTACAGCGCCCTGCAGGACACCTCGGCCCTGAACGCCTCCCTGGTGACGGCCGCAAACCCGGCACTGATTATGGTGCTGGCCGTGGTCCTGCTCCGGGACAGGCCGCGCCCGCTGAGCTGGGTGGGGATCAGCCTGGGCCTCCTTGGCGTCCTGCTGGTGCTTACCGGCGGCCAGCTGCAGCGCCTGTTGACATTCTCGATCAACAAGGGCGAACTGCTGATCCTGGGAGCCATCACCGTCTGGGGCCTCTACACCATCCTCGCCCGCCGGCTAAGCATTCCCGCCATCACCTCCACGGCGGTCCAGGTGGCCATGGCGGCTGTGGCCCTCAGCCCGCTCGCGCTCGTCTCGGGCGCCGGCCTGCCGGAAACCCCAGCGGAGGGCTGGTCCCTGGCGTTCATCGCCCTGTTCCCCTCGCTGGGTTCCTACCTGCTCTGGAACCTGGCCCTCAAACGCACCACCGCAGCCAACGCCGGCAACTACCTGAACCTCATTGCCGTGTTCACCGCCATCATCACCGTGATCCTGGGCCAGCCCATCACTGTCCCGCAGGTCCTTGGCGGGGTCTTGGTCATTTCCGGGGTGCTGCTGACCAGTGCAGGGGGCAGGACCCCTCAGCGTCCAAGCTCGTCGAAATCGACGTCGTCTTCACCGTCGCCGCCGACGGCCGCCGATTTCCGCGCCCGGTAA